Below is a genomic region from Geoglobus acetivorans.
CTTAAGCTTTTCAACAATTATCTTCTCCAGTTCCTCTCTGTGCCTCAGCCGGTCCTGATTCGTCCTGAACCTTGGATCATCCATTATGTGTTCAAGCCCCACAGCCCTGCAAAATGCCTGCCAGTGCCACTCCGTTGCAACAACTATATTAACGAGTCTGCCATCTCCAGCAGGATACGGCTCGTAAGGCGTTGCAAGGAAGTACTTTGAACCCATTCTAAGCTCCTCATCCTTCATACCCTCCACAAGCACCATGTTCATCAGATTCATCATCAACGTTACGGCACAGTCGAAAAGGGAGACATCAATTTCCATCCCCTTTCCTGTTTTTTCCCGATGATAGAGGGCAGCGAGAACTGCGTAAACACCATACATGGCGGCCAGCAGGTCAGTTATGGGAACGTTAACTTTGGATGGGTTGTCCCGTGTCCCGGTATAGCTGATTATCCCCGTTTCTCCCTGAAGAACCTGATCAAATGCAGGTCGATCCTTATAAGGCCCTGTCTGACCGAATCCCGAAACGTGCAGGTAGATTATATCTGGATTCACCTTCTTAATGCTTTCGTAATCCACGCCCAGCCTTTTCACTACCCCTGGAACAAAGTTCTCTATGATTACGTCGGCTTCTTCAGCAAGCTTCATGAAAATCTCTCTGCCCGCATCCTTTTTCAAGTCAAGCGTCATGGACTTCTTGTTCCTGTTGGTTACCGCAAAATAAAAGCTGAGATCCCCACGTATCGGAATCCAGTGCCTTGCCAAGTCCCCCACCTTTGGCCTCTCAATGTGAATTAC
It encodes:
- a CDS encoding CaiB/BaiF CoA transferase family protein; the protein is MSGFPLEGIKVLELGQAVAGPYIGTLLADLGAEVIHIERPKVGDLARHWIPIRGDLSFYFAVTNRNKKSMTLDLKKDAGREIFMKLAEEADVIIENFVPGVVKRLGVDYESIKKVNPDIIYLHVSGFGQTGPYKDRPAFDQVLQGETGIISYTGTRDNPSKVNVPITDLLAAMYGVYAVLAALYHREKTGKGMEIDVSLFDCAVTLMMNLMNMVLVEGMKDEELRMGSKYFLATPYEPYPAGDGRLVNIVVATEWHWQAFCRAVGLEHIMDDPRFRTNQDRLRHREELEKIIVEKLKEKSRDEWIEILLEAGVPCGAVNTIEEVVNHPQTRERNVIVDVEYPGLGKIKLFNNPVKFSGFEIDVSRPPKLGEHTEEILRRLGYDSEDIARLRESGTV